The genomic interval ACCCGCGGTTCCCGGTGTCGCTGCTGTCCGCGGGCAGCTGGCTCCGGCTGCGGACCCCCTACGGCTCGATCGCCCTGCGCCGCGCGACGAGCGGCGAGCTCGGCGCCCTGCCCTTCACCGTCGGCCCCCGCTGACCCGGAGGCCCCGTGCCGCCGGACGCCCGCTGATCGACGCGGACGGGTGCAGCACCCCGTGCCACCGCCATGAGGGCCGGCCCTGCTTGTGCCGGCCCGGTCCTACTTGCCCGGCTCTTCCGGGGCCGCCCCGTGCGCGTCCGGCCAGACGCCGATGTGGTCCTGCTCCAGCTCCAGCAGCACCCGGTGCTCCATGCCCAGCGTCCGGGTGTAGTCCGCGGGCAGCTGGAGCCGCCCCGCCCGGTCGAGCATCGCGTACTCCCGGGCCACCTGCGACTCCTGGCCCGTCGCCGCGTCCACCTCCGTACGGCGCAGCACCTCGGACGAGGTACGGCCGTCGCGGATGGCGACCGTACGCCGCACCTCGTCCGCGACCGCCTGGTCATGGGTGACGATCACGATCGAGGTGCCCAACTCCTCGTTGGCGCGCCGGAAAGCGGCGAAGACCTGCTCCCCGGTGGCCGAGTCCAGCTCCCCGGTCGGCTCGTCCGCGAGCAGCACGGAAGGGGAGTTGGCCAGCGCCACCGCGATGGCCACCCGCTGCTGCTGCCCGCCGGACAGCTGCTGGGGACGCCGGTCGCGGCAGTCCGCGATGTCGAGCATCGTGAGCAACGACTCGGCGCGGGAAGCCCGTTCGCGCTTGCTGCCGCCACCGCGCAACTGCATGGGCAGGGTGATGTTCTGGATCGCGGTGAGATACGGGAGCAGATTGCGGGCGGTCTGCTGCCAGACGAACCCGACCACGTCCCGGCGGTAGCGAAGCCGTTCCTTCGGGCCCATCGACAGCAGGTCGCAGCCCGCGACCTTCGCCGACCCCGCCGTCGGCACGTCCAGACCCGCCAGAATGTTCATCAGCGTCGACTTGCCGCTGCCCGACGCCCCCACCAGAGCCATCAACTCGCCCTCGGTGACCAGGAGATCGAGGCCCTGGAGAGCCTGCACCTCCACCCCGTCCGTGGTGAAGATCCGCACCACGCGGTCGCAGGCGATCAGCGCGTCGTGCCCGTAGGAAGGGCGGTCCCGGCGGGCCGCGGCCCGCTGCTCCAGCTCCGCCAGCGTCGTTTCGGCCGCGCGGGCCGTGCTTTCCGTCTCGGTGGACGAGGTCATCGGGAGTCTCCTGCCCTGAGTTCGGTGATCGATCCGCGGCGGCTCGCCCACCACGCCTGAACGCCCGCGACCGCGGCGGCGAGCGCCACGACCCCGGCGGCCGGCAGCCCCAGCGACCAGAGGTCGGTGCGCAGGGGGACGGGGCCCGTGTCCGATCCGGCGACGCCCGCGAGCGCCAGCGGCACCAGATCGACGCCGGGGGAGAGCAGGGCGATGGTCGCCCAGCCGGTGAACAGTCCGCCGCCCGCCGCCAGCAGGGCCTGCGGCGTAGCCTCGAAGGCCAGCAGCCGCCTGCCCTGCCCGGTGGTGAGCCCCATCGTGCGCAGCCGCGCCAGCAGCGTCTTGCGCTCCGGCGCGGTCTGGAGCAACGACAGCAGGACGGCCAGCAGCGCGTATCCGGCGCCCGCCGCGACGGCCGCGAGGTAGATGCGCTCGGCCCCCGCCTGCATCGGGGTGTTCACATACCGCGCGCGCTCCTCGGACCGCAGGTGTGCGGCGTACTCCTCGCCGCTTCCTTCGACCGCCGCGTGCAGCTTCCGGGGATCCGGTGCGCCGGTGAGGAGCAGCGTGGTGGGCGCCTGCTGTTCCAGGGCGGCGGAGTTCACGATCAGGAAGTTCGTCGTGGAGAGCGAGGCGACGCGCGGGACCGTTCCCACGACCTGGACCTTGAAGTTCCCGGACAGCGTGTCGAGCGCCTGCGGCTCCTTGCCCAGGCGGGCCGCCACCGACGGGGAGGCGATGGCCGGCAGGACGCGGTCCGGACCGGACTCCGTGCCCTCGGGCAGGGGGGCCGAGGGGCCGGTGGCCTTCAGCCGGGCGGCCGGGAAGGCCGGCAGCCCGGTCGCGCGGGCCACGTCGGCGTACCGGGCGGGGTCGACGCCCACCACGGCCGCCGCCCCCACGTCCTCGACGCTGCTCGTACCCGTACCCGTACCCGTACCCGTACCGGCACTGTTTCCGTCGGCTCCGCCGTCACCTGCCGCGGCCTCCGGCAGGGCCACGCTGTGCTCGATCCGCAGCGGTGCCGTGCCCCGTACGCCGTCCAGGTCGCGCACCGTGCGGACCAGCTCGTCGGGCAGCGTCGTCCGCTCGCTCACGCCGCTGACCCTGGCGTCGGCGCCGACGGACGCCAGCGCCGCGTCGTCGCGCGCGTCCCCGACGCCGGCGATCACCGAGCCGCCGAACGCCGCCGTGGCCAGCGCCAGCAGCAGGGCCAGCAGCGGCAGCGCCCCGCCGGCCGAGGAACGGCCGGCGCGGGCCAGCGAGAGGAAGCCGATCGCCCCGCGCAGCCGGGCCATCATGCGCGTCGCGAGCCGCAGGGGCAGCGGGTAGAGGCGCACCAGCACCAGCGCCGCGATCAGCGCGACGAGCACCGGCGCGGCGCTGACCAGCAGGTCGGTGCCGTCATCGGACGACGTACCGCGACGGCGCAGCGCCGTCACCGCGCCGACCGCCAGCACGAGCAGGGTCAGTTCGGCCACGGTCCGCCGACGCGAGGGGCGGGCGCTCACCATGTCCTCGCGGGCCCCGTGCAGCGTGGGCCGGATGTGCTGGAGCGTCGTCCGCAGCGGCAGGGCGACGCACACCAGGAGGCCGACGCCGGCGGCCGCCGGCGCTCCCGGCCACCACCGGCCCTCGCCCACGGCCAGCACCGCGAGCAGCAGCCCGAGCGCGCTCGCGGGCAGCACGGTCACCGCGGTCTCCGCGAGCAGCCGGCCGCCGATGCCGCGCAGCGAGCCGCCGCGTGAGCGCATCAGCGCCAGCTCGCTGCGTCGGCGGGCGGCGATCAGGGACCCCGTCATCAGCAGGACGACGGCGGCCACGGAGCCGATGCCGAGGGCGGCGACCGCGATCACGGGACTGATCGCGTCGCGCATCCGCGCGTTGGCCTCCACGATGTGGCCGAGTCCGGTGGCGAACGCCGCGGTCTCCCCGGCGGTCTCCCGCACCTTCAGGAGCCCGGGGCCGCTCTCCAGCGAGGCGATGACCTCCGTCAGCCGGGCGCCGTCGCGGCCGGTCAGCCCGGCCGGGTCGGGCGGGATCCGCCAGAAGAGGGCCGGCTCGGTGGCCGTGCTCAGGAGCGCGGGACCGGCGTCCTCGGCCAGCAGGACCGTGCCGGTCCAGTAGAAGACCGGGAAGGGGGCCTCGGGGTCCGGGACCAGGGACGGGGTGCGCAGCAGCGGATCGGCGGACCAGTAGCTGCCGCGCGGATCGCGCGGGGCCACGATGCCGGTGATCGTCACGGTGATGGGTTCCTGGGCCGCGGTGAGCAGCTCGACCGTCGCGCCGACCTTCACCTTCAGCTCGGCCGCCGTCTCCTCGGTGACCGCGCCCTGCACCTCACGGGAGTCCGATGTGACCTCCCGCGGCGTCGTGGGCCAGGCGCCCGAGGCCAGGGTGGCGTGGTCCTTCAGTCCCGTCTGCGCCACGTAGGAGAGCTTCGGCGGAACCGCGTCGGGCCTCGGCAGCCAGGGCTCGTCCGCGAGGGCCGGCTCCGTGGTGCGCACCCCGTACGCGACCGACGACGTGTCGGCGCGCAGGGGTGCGGGCAGCGTCTTCAGGAGCCCGGCCCCGACCCGCGTCAGCTCGGGGCTCCGAGCCTCGGCGTCCCGCTGCGCCTGCGGCAGTTCAAGACCGGGCTGCGGGCGGGAGACCTCCAGAACGCTGCGGCCCGCGTCCGCCGTCCGGATGTCGTGGCGCAGCCCCTCCGTCTCGTACGCGTCCACGGCCCGCGGGAACGCCGCGGCGAGGAACGCCGTCACCAGCACCAGCACCGCGAGTGCCGCCGCCGCACCGGGCGCGGTACGCAGCCGGGTACGGGTCCACGGGGCGGTGGCCGCCCGGTTGTTGTGACCCATGTCAGTGGTCCCCCTGGTGGCGCAGTGTGACCGCCGGGTCCCCGCGGCGGAGCGCCATCGACGCGACGATCACGAGCGGCAGCGCGGCGACCCCGGCCAGCAGCGCGGCGACCTGACCGGCGGGCAGCTCGACCAGCACCGCCGGAACGGGCCGGTCGGCCTGTCCGGTCAGCACGATGAGCGGAACGACGGCCCGGGTCAGTACCGTGCCGATGCCGACCCCGATGAGCAGGGCGAGCGCGATCAGTACGCCCTGCTCGGCGGCGATCATGCGGGCCAGCTGGCGGCGCGGCGCGCCGAGCGCCCGCAACACGCCCAGCTCGGCGGAGCGTTCGCGCCGGGACCCGGAGGCGCTGACCGCGAAGCCGACCGCCGCCAGCGCGGCGGCGACCACCGCCACGGCCGGCAGCGCCGACTGCGGCCCCGCCCCCAGCGGATCGTCCACCAGCCGCTGGGCGGCCTCCGCCCGGACCAGCACCTGGGCCGGATCGGTGTCCGGCAGGGCGCGCAGGGCGGCCGCCACCTGCGCGGCATCGCCCGGGGCCGCGCTCAGCCACCATTCGGTCGCCTCGATCGTGGCGGTCGGCCGGTGGGCCAGGACCTCGGTGACGGCCTTGAGGTCCAGCAGCAGCGCGCCGCCGCTCGCCACCGGGTCCGGGGCGCCGGACGCTCCGTCGGCCCCGGTGGTCGGCAGCCGGCGCACCGCCTCCGCCAGGGTCACCCGGACGGTGTTCCCGGCCAGGGTGACGTCGATCTCGTCGCCCAGTTTCGCGTTGGTGCTCTTCAGATAGGCGTCCGTCGCGACCGCCTTGACCGCGGCGGCCTTCGGCCGGGCGGCGGTGACCCGCAGGGTGCCGCTGGTCGGCTCCCAGTTGTCCTCGTTGTCCACACCGGTGTCGTACGTGAAGTCCGGCAGGCCCGACGCGCCGTTGCGCACCGGCGGCTTGCCCGGCCGGCCCTCGCCGTACTCGGTGAGCGTCATGGCCGCGTCCCAGCGCAGTGACTCCGGGGCCGGCACCGGGCGTTCGGCGCCCGACCCGGCGACCACCCGCACGTCGCTCACCGAGACCCGGTGCTCGCGCGCGTAGTCGGACGGCGCGGCGGCGTCCACCTCGATGCCGATCACGGCCAGACCGCCCGCCGCCGACACCGGGAAGGAGACCGGGACCGGCCGGCCGTCCACCGGCACGGGACCGGCCAGGGCGCGGTAGGGGAGGCCGTAGCGGTCCTCCAGGAGCACGGTGACCACCGGCGGATCCGGGTCCGGGTACAGGCTGTCCCCGGCGGGCTTCGACACCGTGGTGATCCGCAGGTCCAGCTTCAACCGGGTGCTGTCCTCGGGGAGTACGAGCCCGGGGCGTGGGGCCCGCTCCGGGGCGATCGCCTCGAACAGCTCCCGCGGGCTTCCGTCGGCGAGGTCGGAGCGCATCAGCATCCGCTCGTCCGCGTGCGCGGTGTCCAGGGCGATGACCTCCGCGGTGCGCCCGCCGGAGACCTCCACGTCCGCCCGGTAGGCGGGGGCCGCCTGCCGCACCCCCTCCAGGGCGCTGTACGAGCCGGCCGTCGCCGGACCGCTCCCGTGCCCGCCCATGATCCGGACCGAGGCGCCGGAGCCGAAGTCCGCCTGGTCGGACTGCGAGCGGTTCCAGGAGGCGCTCTGCCCGATCGCCAGCATGCCCATCGCGACCGACAGGACCAGCAGCAGCACCGGCCCCGCCCCGCGCAACGGCCGCCGGCTGAACTGCCAGCCCGCCAGGGCCGCGGGCAGCCCCCGGCCCCTGGCCGCGCGCCGTTCGGCGAGCTTCGCCGCGGGCGGCAGCAGGCGCAGCGTGAGGACGGTACCGGCGAGCAGTGCCAGCGCGGGGGCGGTGACCAGCAGGGGGTCGATCCCGAGGTTGCCCGCCTGGTCGCCGCTGAGCGCCCCGCTGCCGGACTGCCGGTCCAACTGCCAGTACGCCACCGCCGCGATCAGGAGCAGCCCGAGGTCCGCGCCCGCCCGCACCGGCCCGGGCAGCGACGCGGCCCGGGTCCTGCGCCCACCCGCTCCGGCCGTCAGGGACGGAGCCACCACGGCCAGGGCGCAGGCCAGCGCGACGGCCGCGGAGACCAGCCACACGGTGCCGGTCGAGGTCTCCTGAACCTTCAGCCCGATCCGGGCCAGGGCGCTGCGCTCGGCCAGCAGCCCGGTCAGCGGGCCCGCGAGCAGGGGGGCGACCACCGCGGCGGGCACGGCCAGCAACAGCGCCTCGATCGCGGCGAACGAAGTGATCCGGCCCCGCGAGCCGCCCCGGGCCCGCAGCAGTTCGCGCTCCCCGTCCCGCTCGCTGTTCAGCAGCCGGGCCACGAGCAGCAGGGCGTACGCGGCGAGCAGCACCAGTTGCACCGCGACGATCATCAGCGTGGAGCGGGAGACCAGCAGCGCCCGGTCGAGCTGGTCGAGCACGGTGGGCAGCGATGTCCGGGCGTTGACCCCGGAAGCGAACACCGGTGCGGCCGTCAGGGCCTTCGGGGCGCCGGCCGACGCCTCGCGCAGCCCTTCCATGGAGCCGGTGGTCAGCTCGGCGAAGTCGGCGGACGCCAGCCAGGACGTCTCGCCCTCGGTGAGCGCACCGGAGGCGAGGACCGAGGGATCGGTGAGCAGGGGGCCGTACGTCGTGAAGGCGAGCTCGCGCACCCCGCGCCCGCCGAGCGGATCCAGCTGCCAGTACGGGTCGGACTGGTCGGCGGCCTCGTAGACGCCGGTGACCAGGACCCGCTGCTTCTTGTCGCGCAGCCGGTCGGTGATGGTGAGCCGGGCGCCCGGCTTCAGCTTCAGCGCCTCGGCGGCGACGACGGGCAGCGCGACCTGGACGGGACCCGCGCCGTCGGGGGCCGCGGGCGCCTTGCCCCCGGTGATCCGCACCCGGCTCGGGTCGAGGGCGGCGAAGTGGGTGAGGTCCGGTTCCTTGCCCCGCCGGGCGGCCGGGTCCTGGAGGCTCCGCGGCAGCGCGTACGACCCCGAACTCTCCAGCTTTCCCACGGTCACGGGCAGCCCGGCGAAGGCGGCGCGGGAGGCCTTGCGGACGGCGTCGTCGGCCGCCGCGCGCTGTTCGTGGTCCACGGACGCGGAGACGACGAGGGCGGCGGAGGCGGCCGACCCGTGGGTGAGCGAGTGGCGCAGGGCCGCGTCGCCCACGGAATTGGAGAACGCGGTGAGCGCGGCCAGGACGGAGGTGGTCAGCAGGACGGCCAGGACGGCCGCGGACAGCAGGAGGCGATGAGCCCTCACCCGCAGAAGGACGAAACCCGTCACCTGATCCCCCAGCCCCGGAAACACCGCGTGCGCACGCCCCCCGACGTACCGGAGATGCTTTCAGAGGCAACAGGGTTCTGGTAACCGCTTGCAGGTACACCTTGATGCGATCGTGATCGTTATGCGGAGATGGAGTGTCGAATTCCGGAGTTGCCCGGTCACGGATCGTGCACAGATGATCAGCCGACGCTGCTGCTGTCGCTGCTGTCGCTGCTGTCGGCGCTGATCAGTCGGCGGCGTTGACCATCGAGGCGGCTGCGTAGGTCAGGTAGTCCCACAGCTGCCGCTCGTGCTCGGGCGCGAGCCCCAGCTCGTCCAGCGCGACCCGCATATGGGCGAGCCAGGCGTCGTGCGCCGCCCGGTCCACCCGGAACGGCGCGTGCCGCATGCGCAGCCGCGGGTGACCCCGGTGGTCGCTGTAGGTGCGCGGGCCGCCCCAGTACTGCATCAGGAACAGCGCGAACCGCTCCTCGGCCGGCCCCAGATCCTCCTCCGGATACATCGGCCGCAGCAGCTCGTCACCCGCCACGCCCTCGTAGAAGCGATGGACCAGGCGCCGGAAGGTCGCCTCGCCGCCGACCTGCTCGTAGAAGGTCTGCTCCTGAAGCGTGTCGCGCGGAATCTCAGTCACCCGTCCATGGTCGCAGACGCGCCGACCGGGCACGGGGGTCCTAGGACCAAGGGCCGAAAGGCCCGTTCGGCCGCTCGCCCGCACGGCCCCGGCGCAGGACAGTGGAGACATGGGTGCACACCGGCAAGGCTCCTCCCCGTCCGACGCCGAGGCCGACGCGGCGCGTGAGGCCCTCGTGCGGGAGATCGCCGCGCGGGGCGAGCTCACCGACCCCGCCTGGCGCACGGCCTTCGCCGAGGTGCCCCGGCATCTGTTCGTGCCGTTCTACTACGTGCACGGAATCCGGGGCTTCGAGCGCCTGTGGGGCGAGGACCCCGAACCCGAACGGCGCTCCCGCTGGCTGCGCGGGGTGTACGCCGACGGGGCGCTGGCCACCCGCCTCAAGGACGGCGAACTCGTCTCGTCCTCCAGCCAGCCGTCCCTGATGGCCCTGATGCTCGACGCCCTCGGCCTACGGGACGGGCACACGGTCCTGGAGATCGGCACCGGCCCCGGCTACAACGCGGCGCTGCTCGCCCACCGGCTCGGCGACTCCGCGGTGACCAGCGTCGACCTCGACCCGGAGATCACGGAGACGGCCCGGCGCCACCTCGCCGCGGCCGGGTACCACCCGACGGTGGTCACCGGCGACGGGGCCCGGGGCTGCCCGCAGCGCGCCCCGTACGACCGGATCATCGCGACGTGCACCCTGCCGTCCGTACCGGGGAGCTGGCCGGAGCAGTGCCGTCCGGGCGCGCGCATCCTCGCGCCGCTCGCCACCGGCCTGGTCCTGCTCCAGGTCCGCGCGACGGAGCACGGGCCGCGCGCCGAGGGGCGCTTCCTGCACACCCCGGCGTACTTCGTGCCGCTGCGCGGGGCGCTCCCGGGTCCGGGCGTGCTGCCGCACCTGGGCGGACTGCCGCGCCGGGTCGCCGGGGACGACCTGTTCCGGTTCCTCCTGACCCTGACCGCGGGAACCCTCGATCCGCACGAGGCGCTCTCCCTCTGGGAGCGCGAGGAGCGCCCGGGGCGGGAGAGGTACGGCGTCACGGTCGGCCAGGGCCGGCAGTGGGCCTGGCTCGACGACCCGCAGGGCCCGTACACCTGGCCGCTCGGCGCCGGGTGAGCGGCGCGTGCCGCCTCAGTCCCGGCGCACCGTGATCGTCGTCCACGCCCCGACGTGCACCTGGTCGCCGTCCTGGAGCGGTACGGGGACGTAGGGCTGGATCGGGTCCTCGGCGCCGTTCAGCGTGGTGCCGTTGGTGGAGTTCTGGTCCA from Streptomyces sp. CA-278952 carries:
- a CDS encoding ABC transporter ATP-binding protein, with translation MTSSTETESTARAAETTLAELEQRAAARRDRPSYGHDALIACDRVVRIFTTDGVEVQALQGLDLLVTEGELMALVGASGSGKSTLMNILAGLDVPTAGSAKVAGCDLLSMGPKERLRYRRDVVGFVWQQTARNLLPYLTAIQNITLPMQLRGGGSKRERASRAESLLTMLDIADCRDRRPQQLSGGQQQRVAIAVALANSPSVLLADEPTGELDSATGEQVFAAFRRANEELGTSIVIVTHDQAVADEVRRTVAIRDGRTSSEVLRRTEVDAATGQESQVAREYAMLDRAGRLQLPADYTRTLGMEHRVLLELEQDHIGVWPDAHGAAPEEPGK
- a CDS encoding ABC transporter permease, which gives rise to MGHNNRAATAPWTRTRLRTAPGAAAALAVLVLVTAFLAAAFPRAVDAYETEGLRHDIRTADAGRSVLEVSRPQPGLELPQAQRDAEARSPELTRVGAGLLKTLPAPLRADTSSVAYGVRTTEPALADEPWLPRPDAVPPKLSYVAQTGLKDHATLASGAWPTTPREVTSDSREVQGAVTEETAAELKVKVGATVELLTAAQEPITVTITGIVAPRDPRGSYWSADPLLRTPSLVPDPEAPFPVFYWTGTVLLAEDAGPALLSTATEPALFWRIPPDPAGLTGRDGARLTEVIASLESGPGLLKVRETAGETAAFATGLGHIVEANARMRDAISPVIAVAALGIGSVAAVVLLMTGSLIAARRRSELALMRSRGGSLRGIGGRLLAETAVTVLPASALGLLLAVLAVGEGRWWPGAPAAAGVGLLVCVALPLRTTLQHIRPTLHGAREDMVSARPSRRRTVAELTLLVLAVGAVTALRRRGTSSDDGTDLLVSAAPVLVALIAALVLVRLYPLPLRLATRMMARLRGAIGFLSLARAGRSSAGGALPLLALLLALATAAFGGSVIAGVGDARDDAALASVGADARVSGVSERTTLPDELVRTVRDLDGVRGTAPLRIEHSVALPEAAAGDGGADGNSAGTGTGTGTGTSSVEDVGAAAVVGVDPARYADVARATGLPAFPAARLKATGPSAPLPEGTESGPDRVLPAIASPSVAARLGKEPQALDTLSGNFKVQVVGTVPRVASLSTTNFLIVNSAALEQQAPTTLLLTGAPDPRKLHAAVEGSGEEYAAHLRSEERARYVNTPMQAGAERIYLAAVAAGAGYALLAVLLSLLQTAPERKTLLARLRTMGLTTGQGRRLLAFEATPQALLAAGGGLFTGWATIALLSPGVDLVPLALAGVAGSDTGPVPLRTDLWSLGLPAAGVVALAAAVAGVQAWWASRRGSITELRAGDSR
- a CDS encoding ABC transporter permease gives rise to the protein MTGFVLLRVRAHRLLLSAAVLAVLLTTSVLAALTAFSNSVGDAALRHSLTHGSAASAALVVSASVDHEQRAAADDAVRKASRAAFAGLPVTVGKLESSGSYALPRSLQDPAARRGKEPDLTHFAALDPSRVRITGGKAPAAPDGAGPVQVALPVVAAEALKLKPGARLTITDRLRDKKQRVLVTGVYEAADQSDPYWQLDPLGGRGVRELAFTTYGPLLTDPSVLASGALTEGETSWLASADFAELTTGSMEGLREASAGAPKALTAAPVFASGVNARTSLPTVLDQLDRALLVSRSTLMIVAVQLVLLAAYALLLVARLLNSERDGERELLRARGGSRGRITSFAAIEALLLAVPAAVVAPLLAGPLTGLLAERSALARIGLKVQETSTGTVWLVSAAVALACALAVVAPSLTAGAGGRRTRAASLPGPVRAGADLGLLLIAAVAYWQLDRQSGSGALSGDQAGNLGIDPLLVTAPALALLAGTVLTLRLLPPAAKLAERRAARGRGLPAALAGWQFSRRPLRGAGPVLLLVLSVAMGMLAIGQSASWNRSQSDQADFGSGASVRIMGGHGSGPATAGSYSALEGVRQAAPAYRADVEVSGGRTAEVIALDTAHADERMLMRSDLADGSPRELFEAIAPERAPRPGLVLPEDSTRLKLDLRITTVSKPAGDSLYPDPDPPVVTVLLEDRYGLPYRALAGPVPVDGRPVPVSFPVSAAGGLAVIGIEVDAAAPSDYAREHRVSVSDVRVVAGSGAERPVPAPESLRWDAAMTLTEYGEGRPGKPPVRNGASGLPDFTYDTGVDNEDNWEPTSGTLRVTAARPKAAAVKAVATDAYLKSTNAKLGDEIDVTLAGNTVRVTLAEAVRRLPTTGADGASGAPDPVASGGALLLDLKAVTEVLAHRPTATIEATEWWLSAAPGDAAQVAAALRALPDTDPAQVLVRAEAAQRLVDDPLGAGPQSALPAVAVVAAALAAVGFAVSASGSRRERSAELGVLRALGAPRRQLARMIAAEQGVLIALALLIGVGIGTVLTRAVVPLIVLTGQADRPVPAVLVELPAGQVAALLAGVAALPLVIVASMALRRGDPAVTLRHQGDH
- a CDS encoding globin; the encoded protein is MTEIPRDTLQEQTFYEQVGGEATFRRLVHRFYEGVAGDELLRPMYPEEDLGPAEERFALFLMQYWGGPRTYSDHRGHPRLRMRHAPFRVDRAAHDAWLAHMRVALDELGLAPEHERQLWDYLTYAAASMVNAAD
- a CDS encoding methyltransferase domain-containing protein yields the protein MGAHRQGSSPSDAEADAAREALVREIAARGELTDPAWRTAFAEVPRHLFVPFYYVHGIRGFERLWGEDPEPERRSRWLRGVYADGALATRLKDGELVSSSSQPSLMALMLDALGLRDGHTVLEIGTGPGYNAALLAHRLGDSAVTSVDLDPEITETARRHLAAAGYHPTVVTGDGARGCPQRAPYDRIIATCTLPSVPGSWPEQCRPGARILAPLATGLVLLQVRATEHGPRAEGRFLHTPAYFVPLRGALPGPGVLPHLGGLPRRVAGDDLFRFLLTLTAGTLDPHEALSLWEREERPGRERYGVTVGQGRQWAWLDDPQGPYTWPLGAG